One part of the Streptomyces lydicus genome encodes these proteins:
- a CDS encoding STAS domain-containing protein — MNAEALNVEVTVVDPEVAVVAVQGDLDADTGTYLHHQLANQLVHGRRHLVLDLRAVPFMDSSGLGIIIRAINDTKRVDGSVRLAALAPALRRLLDLTGISVTTPVHADPEEALAAIPRTPPAPAAAESEGGASAGADRAATGPVPGSG, encoded by the coding sequence GTGAACGCCGAAGCGTTGAACGTCGAGGTGACCGTCGTCGATCCGGAGGTCGCGGTGGTGGCCGTGCAAGGGGATCTGGACGCGGACACCGGCACCTATCTGCACCACCAGCTCGCCAACCAGCTGGTGCACGGGCGCCGGCATCTCGTGCTGGACCTGCGGGCGGTGCCCTTCATGGACTCCTCGGGCCTGGGCATCATCATCCGCGCGATCAATGACACCAAGCGGGTGGACGGGAGCGTGCGGCTGGCCGCCCTCGCCCCGGCTCTTCGGCGGCTGCTGGACCTGACCGGCATCAGTGTGACCACGCCCGTTCACGCGGACCCCGAGGAGGCCCTGGCGGCGATACCGCGGACGCCGCCGGCGCCCGCGGCGGCCGAGTCGGAGGGGGGCGCGTCCGCCGGCGCGGACCGTGCGGCCACCGGGCCGGTGCCCGGGTCCGGCTGA
- a CDS encoding MarR family winged helix-turn-helix transcriptional regulator codes for MGGKGTPPASSQDAARAGSGLIELLELLWERGRDAMGPSSVPPSQLRVMYVLDRDEGINLRMLGEVLGAAPSAVSRLCDRMQAAGLVERHPSAASRRELELRLTGRGRTYLADLRAHRENLLLTTIAAMTPSAREALAEGLAGFAEAAEGRDHTPGRPVRSLWTRSA; via the coding sequence ATGGGCGGTAAGGGCACACCCCCTGCCTCCTCGCAGGATGCGGCTCGCGCCGGGTCCGGGCTGATCGAATTGCTGGAGCTGCTGTGGGAACGGGGCCGGGACGCCATGGGCCCCTCCTCCGTACCGCCCTCGCAGCTGCGGGTGATGTACGTCCTGGACCGGGACGAAGGGATCAACCTGAGGATGCTCGGCGAGGTGCTGGGCGCGGCTCCCTCCGCGGTGAGCAGGCTGTGCGACCGCATGCAGGCGGCCGGTCTGGTGGAGCGGCACCCGAGTGCCGCCAGCCGCAGGGAGCTCGAACTGCGGCTGACCGGTCGCGGCCGGACCTATCTGGCGGACCTGCGGGCACACCGCGAGAACCTGCTGCTGACGACGATCGCGGCCATGACACCGAGCGCGCGTGAGGCGCTGGCCGAGGGCCTGGCCGGGTTCGCCGAGGCGGCCGAGGGGCGTGACCACACCCCCGGCCGGCCGGTGCGCTCGCTCTGGACGCGGTCGGCCTGA